A window of the Kosakonia radicincitans DSM 16656 genome harbors these coding sequences:
- a CDS encoding glycosyltransferase family 8 protein — MSGAFAWVTLLTQPDYLRGVETLQRSLRASGSPWPLVVMVTPAIDDKMRQHLQTRGCRVQEVPVTGPDPALAHRYANERFAEVWSKLAVWRLTEYQRVAFLDADMLVINNMDEVFSLPLAAGTIAACHACRCNPQRIASYPESWRPENCYYSWCDDPGMHGHPPASLDNYLNGGFLVLTPDEAMYQQMMQRLAEKADISAYVFAEQDFLNEVFRDRWQPLHYGYNALKTLALQHPQMWDLARVKNIHYIIDKPWEKTPQPGDKWYELHKLWWEYA, encoded by the coding sequence ATGAGCGGCGCATTTGCCTGGGTGACGCTGCTGACGCAGCCTGATTATCTGCGCGGCGTGGAGACGTTGCAGCGCTCGCTGCGCGCCAGCGGCTCGCCGTGGCCGCTGGTGGTCATGGTGACGCCTGCGATTGATGACAAAATGCGCCAGCATCTGCAAACGCGGGGCTGCCGGGTGCAGGAAGTCCCGGTCACAGGCCCGGACCCGGCGCTGGCGCACCGCTATGCCAATGAACGTTTTGCCGAGGTGTGGAGCAAGCTGGCGGTGTGGCGGTTGACGGAATATCAGCGGGTGGCCTTTCTTGATGCCGATATGCTGGTGATTAACAACATGGATGAGGTGTTTTCGCTGCCACTCGCCGCAGGCACCATTGCTGCCTGTCATGCCTGTCGCTGTAATCCCCAGCGCATTGCCAGTTATCCGGAAAGCTGGCGGCCGGAAAACTGCTATTACAGCTGGTGTGATGATCCCGGGATGCACGGCCATCCGCCCGCGTCGCTGGATAACTACCTCAACGGCGGTTTTCTGGTGCTGACGCCGGACGAGGCGATGTATCAGCAGATGATGCAGCGGCTGGCGGAGAAAGCCGATATCTCAGCGTACGTTTTTGCCGAGCAGGATTTCCTCAACGAGGTGTTCCGCGATCGCTGGCAGCCGTTGCATTACGGCTATAACGCGTTAAAAACTCTGGCGCTCCAGCATCCGCAAATGTGGGATCTCGCACGGGTGAAGAATATTCATTACATCATTGATAAACCGTGGGAGAAGACGCCACAGCCGGGAGATAAGTGGTACGAATTACATAAGTTGTGGTGGGAATACGCGTAA
- a CDS encoding ABC transporter ATP-binding protein: MLSARELKVFYGVIQGLKGIDIEINDREIVTLIGSNGAGKTSTLNGIINLVRSTGTVNFLNEDISRSQTHHIVRKGLALVPEGRKIFTNLTIEENLRMGAYNNLANFTRLRDRMFTLFPRLKERRKQMAGTMSGGEQQMLAIARALMSEPVLLMLDEPSLGLAPKVVGELFTTIRQLREENITILLVEQNATAALTIADRAYVLENGKIVLSGAAQEVLANPEVKKMYLGG, from the coding sequence ATGCTTAGCGCCCGCGAGTTAAAGGTATTTTATGGCGTCATTCAGGGGCTGAAAGGCATCGATATTGAGATCAACGACCGCGAAATTGTGACGCTGATTGGCAGCAACGGCGCGGGAAAAACCTCGACGCTGAACGGCATCATCAACCTGGTGCGCTCAACCGGGACGGTAAATTTCCTCAATGAGGATATCTCGCGCAGCCAGACGCACCATATCGTGCGTAAAGGGCTGGCGCTGGTGCCGGAAGGCCGCAAAATCTTCACTAACCTGACCATCGAAGAAAACCTGCGCATGGGGGCGTATAACAACCTCGCAAACTTCACCCGCCTGCGGGACCGCATGTTTACCCTGTTCCCGCGCCTGAAGGAGCGGCGTAAACAGATGGCGGGCACCATGAGCGGCGGTGAGCAGCAGATGCTGGCGATCGCCCGCGCATTGATGAGTGAGCCGGTGTTGTTGATGCTGGATGAGCCAAGCCTCGGTCTGGCTCCGAAAGTGGTGGGTGAGCTGTTTACCACCATCCGTCAGTTGCGCGAAGAGAACATCACCATTCTGCTGGTAGAGCAAAACGCCACCGCGGCGCTGACCATCGCCGATCGCGCTTATGTGCTGGAGAATGGCAAGATTGTACTTTCCGGCGCGGCGCAGGAGGTGCTCGCCAACCCGGAAGTGAAAAAGATGTATCTCGGCGGGTAA
- a CDS encoding D-arabinono-1,4-lactone oxidase, with protein sequence MIATQTLFPRRLPHPDPSDPAILNWAKNATLAAENALQTPENEAQLQEMIATAAGKIRFIGNRMSPGRMLALSGPEDRLIDLSRLRGVLEVDNDSVTFGAGTPLHEMFETLTSMNRMLAASPGVIDAQTLAGAISTGTHGQGMQQSSLADEALRIRLVDATGNVHEIDRQHRWFGAAQLGLGTLGAISAVTLRTRPFTLFTCFKSASPADTLAQDLNDWNAEWAFSKAWWFPDENKVHAWKSREATAEEQARWHDNHGDLVEMERTDTKMNATVDKTLEQMRDDTQIVDDNGKPFRTVTRFKDFTDVIGDIYQVFCRGIATPQINIEISIPMARAPAVIARIKAWHERSHPHMHYPIILRCTGPSQAWLSPAWQEPTCFFGFVVYYAADGSLSEEGLEFLRAAERMLAEEGSKPHWGKYYDPTLYDWPTLYPQWSAFQAVRQQLDPQGKFLNAFMTELLA encoded by the coding sequence ATGATTGCCACGCAGACCCTGTTTCCGCGCCGACTGCCTCACCCGGACCCAAGCGATCCGGCGATTCTCAACTGGGCGAAAAACGCCACGCTGGCGGCAGAAAATGCCCTGCAAACGCCGGAGAACGAAGCGCAATTGCAGGAGATGATCGCCACCGCTGCGGGCAAAATTCGCTTTATCGGCAACCGGATGTCGCCGGGCAGAATGCTGGCGCTTAGCGGCCCGGAAGATCGGCTTATCGATCTTTCTCGCCTGCGGGGCGTGCTGGAAGTGGACAACGACAGTGTGACCTTTGGCGCGGGAACGCCGTTGCATGAGATGTTTGAAACACTGACCTCGATGAACCGCATGCTGGCCGCCTCGCCGGGCGTGATTGATGCGCAGACGCTGGCGGGCGCGATCTCCACTGGCACGCACGGCCAGGGAATGCAGCAAAGCTCGCTGGCGGATGAAGCGCTACGTATCCGGCTGGTTGATGCCACAGGCAACGTGCATGAGATCGATCGCCAGCATCGCTGGTTTGGCGCAGCACAGCTTGGTCTGGGCACGCTCGGCGCCATCAGCGCCGTCACACTGCGTACCCGCCCTTTCACCCTTTTTACCTGTTTCAAAAGCGCCAGCCCTGCCGATACGCTGGCGCAAGATCTGAACGACTGGAACGCAGAATGGGCGTTCAGCAAAGCATGGTGGTTCCCGGATGAAAATAAAGTTCATGCGTGGAAGTCCCGCGAAGCCACCGCCGAAGAGCAGGCGCGCTGGCACGACAATCACGGCGATCTGGTCGAGATGGAAAGGACGGACACAAAGATGAACGCGACCGTCGATAAAACGCTGGAACAGATGCGCGACGACACACAGATTGTCGATGACAACGGCAAACCGTTTCGCACCGTCACGCGCTTTAAAGATTTCACCGATGTGATTGGCGACATTTACCAGGTTTTTTGCCGGGGGATTGCCACGCCGCAAATCAATATTGAAATCAGCATTCCCATGGCGCGCGCTCCGGCGGTAATAGCGCGGATTAAGGCGTGGCATGAACGCTCGCACCCGCATATGCACTACCCGATTATTTTGCGCTGCACCGGACCTTCACAGGCCTGGCTCAGCCCGGCGTGGCAGGAACCGACCTGTTTTTTCGGTTTTGTAGTCTATTACGCCGCCGACGGCTCACTCTCTGAAGAGGGGCTGGAATTTCTGCGTGCCGCCGAACGGATGCTGGCGGAAGAAGGCAGTAAGCCGCACTGGGGAAAATATTACGACCCAACACTGTACGACTGGCCCACGCTGTATCCGCAGTGGTCGGCGTTTCAGGCAGTTCGCCAGCAGCTCGATCCGCAGGGGAAATTTCTCAACGCCTTTATGACGGAGCTACTGGCATGA
- a CDS encoding branched-chain amino acid ABC transporter permease has product MDGAIFLQQVVNGMSLGGMYALIAIGYTMVYGVLRLINFAHADVMMVGAFATLFLFSSIGLPFGVAIFLTLGLCGLLGMFIDRVAYRPLRQASKISMLITAIGVSFFLENLFNVLFGGSSRFFSAPDYFNKTLTFGHIIITNVAWIVPVITVLLLLAILWLLYRTRYGMAIRAVAFDVNTVRLMGIDANRIISLVFALGSSLAALGGVFYSISYPTIDPLMGVLIGLKAFAAAVLGGIGSVTGAVLGGFILGFTEVVAVAIFPELGGYKDAFAFMFLILVLLFRPVGIMGDERLERSRF; this is encoded by the coding sequence ATGGATGGCGCCATTTTTCTCCAGCAGGTAGTCAACGGCATGAGTCTGGGCGGCATGTACGCCCTGATCGCTATCGGCTACACCATGGTTTACGGGGTTCTGCGCCTGATCAACTTCGCGCACGCGGATGTGATGATGGTCGGCGCATTTGCCACCCTGTTTCTGTTTTCCTCGATTGGGCTACCCTTTGGGGTAGCCATTTTTCTGACCCTCGGTTTGTGCGGCCTGCTGGGCATGTTCATTGACCGGGTCGCCTATCGCCCGCTGCGTCAGGCATCGAAAATTTCGATGCTGATCACCGCCATCGGCGTCAGTTTTTTTCTCGAAAACCTGTTCAACGTGCTGTTTGGCGGCAGTTCGCGCTTCTTCTCCGCGCCGGACTACTTCAACAAAACGCTGACCTTCGGCCACATCATCATTACCAACGTGGCGTGGATCGTGCCGGTGATCACCGTGCTGCTGTTGCTGGCGATCCTCTGGCTGCTCTATCGCACCCGTTATGGTATGGCGATCCGCGCAGTGGCGTTTGACGTTAATACCGTGCGGCTGATGGGCATCGACGCGAACCGCATTATCTCGCTGGTGTTTGCCCTCGGCAGCAGCCTCGCAGCGCTGGGTGGCGTGTTTTACTCCATCAGCTACCCAACCATTGACCCGTTAATGGGCGTGCTAATTGGCCTGAAAGCCTTTGCGGCAGCGGTGCTTGGCGGTATTGGCAGCGTCACTGGCGCGGTGCTCGGCGGCTTTATTCTCGGCTTTACCGAAGTGGTCGCGGTCGCCATTTTCCCCGAGCTTGGCGGCTATAAGGACGCGTTCGCTTTCATGTTTTTGATTCTGGTCTTGCTGTTCCGCCCGGTAGGCATCATGGGTGACGAACGCCTGGAAAGGAGCCGTTTCTGA
- the dgcN gene encoding N-acetyltransferase DgcN, with amino-acid sequence MNIQKPYLLFLGDAHDQLAAKVAEGIKQWHPEYCVGQYRMANCHANCQLPDMDIDAAVKAGAKTLVVGVANRGGIISKEWISILSHALESGLDLAAGLHNKLADVPELKALADRLGRSLFDVRHPTQQYPVASGRKRSGKRLLPVGTDCSCGKMYTALAIEKEILARGGKATFRATGQTGILISGSGISVDAVVSDFVSGAVETLAPDNDADHWDIIEGQGSLFHPSFAGVTTGLIHGAQPDALVLCHEPTRTHMRGVDYPVPDILDCMALNLKMAQLTNPKAKFIGISVNTSALDKAEAIALMSSLQQRTGLPVVDPFRQGVGALVDALATL; translated from the coding sequence ATGAATATTCAAAAACCCTATCTGCTTTTTTTAGGTGATGCGCACGATCAACTGGCGGCGAAAGTCGCGGAAGGAATTAAACAATGGCACCCGGAATATTGTGTCGGGCAATACCGTATGGCGAACTGTCATGCCAATTGTCAGTTGCCGGATATGGATATTGACGCAGCGGTAAAAGCGGGAGCAAAAACGCTGGTAGTCGGCGTCGCTAACCGCGGTGGTATTATTTCAAAAGAGTGGATTTCCATCCTCAGCCATGCGTTGGAAAGTGGGTTGGATCTGGCGGCGGGCCTGCATAATAAACTGGCTGATGTCCCGGAATTGAAGGCGCTGGCCGACCGTCTTGGCCGCTCGCTGTTTGATGTTCGCCACCCGACTCAGCAATATCCTGTCGCCAGCGGGCGTAAACGCAGCGGCAAACGTCTGCTGCCGGTTGGTACGGACTGCTCCTGCGGCAAGATGTACACGGCGCTGGCGATTGAAAAAGAGATCCTCGCCCGTGGCGGCAAAGCCACCTTCCGCGCAACCGGGCAGACCGGCATTCTGATTAGCGGCAGCGGCATCAGCGTAGATGCGGTTGTCTCGGACTTCGTCTCCGGCGCGGTGGAAACCCTCGCCCCGGATAACGACGCCGATCACTGGGATATCATCGAAGGGCAGGGCTCGCTGTTTCACCCTTCCTTTGCCGGAGTGACCACCGGGCTTATCCACGGCGCGCAGCCGGATGCGCTGGTGCTGTGCCACGAACCGACCCGCACACATATGCGCGGCGTTGACTATCCTGTACCGGATATTCTCGATTGCATGGCACTGAACCTGAAAATGGCACAACTGACGAACCCGAAAGCGAAATTTATCGGCATTTCCGTCAATACCTCGGCGCTGGATAAGGCAGAGGCGATTGCGCTGATGTCCTCCCTGCAGCAGCGCACCGGGCTGCCGGTGGTTGATCCGTTCCGTCAGGGCGTTGGCGCGCTGGTAGACGCGTTGGCGACGCTGTAA
- the dgcA gene encoding N-acetyl-D-Glu racemase DgcA, protein MELSVAHERWPLRQAFTISRGSRTAADVVSVTLQAQGITGRGECLPYARYGETVESVMAQIEALRGELAAGMSREQLQQRLPAGAARNALDCAFWDWQCKRSGQSIWQLTGSGTPHHLQTAYTLSLDTPAKMQQAARENAWRPLLKLKLADEQDIARVTAVREGAPQARLIVDANEGWNESIYLQQATALAALGVSLIEQPLAAGHDAVLAQLPHPVPLCADESCHDSATLAQLVGRYEFINIKLDKTGGLTEALRVRAQAQQLGLQIMVGCMVATSLSMAPAVVVAQQASVVDLDGPLLLADDRPHGLHYDGSELFPPTAALWG, encoded by the coding sequence ATGGAACTCTCGGTAGCGCATGAGCGCTGGCCGCTGCGCCAGGCATTTACGATCTCGCGCGGCAGCCGTACGGCGGCCGATGTGGTGTCGGTAACATTGCAGGCGCAGGGCATTACCGGGCGCGGCGAATGCCTGCCTTACGCCCGCTACGGCGAAACTGTTGAGAGCGTGATGGCGCAGATTGAGGCGCTGCGCGGCGAGCTCGCTGCCGGAATGAGCCGCGAGCAGTTGCAGCAGCGGCTACCGGCTGGCGCGGCGCGCAATGCGCTGGACTGCGCCTTCTGGGACTGGCAGTGCAAACGCAGCGGGCAGAGCATCTGGCAACTGACCGGCAGCGGAACGCCGCACCATCTGCAAACGGCCTATACGCTGTCGCTGGATACGCCAGCGAAGATGCAGCAGGCGGCGCGGGAAAACGCCTGGCGTCCCTTGCTGAAACTGAAGCTGGCCGATGAGCAGGATATCGCCCGTGTGACGGCGGTGCGTGAAGGCGCACCGCAGGCGCGGTTGATCGTCGATGCCAACGAAGGCTGGAACGAGAGTATCTATTTACAGCAGGCGACGGCGCTGGCGGCGCTTGGCGTCTCGCTAATCGAGCAGCCGCTTGCGGCGGGGCATGACGCCGTACTGGCGCAGTTGCCGCATCCGGTGCCGCTGTGCGCCGATGAATCCTGCCATGATTCCGCCACGCTGGCGCAACTGGTGGGGCGTTATGAGTTTATCAATATCAAGCTCGACAAGACCGGCGGCCTGACCGAAGCGTTGCGCGTGCGGGCACAGGCACAGCAGCTTGGGCTGCAAATCATGGTGGGTTGCATGGTGGCGACGTCGTTGTCGATGGCGCCCGCCGTGGTTGTCGCGCAGCAGGCCAGCGTTGTTGATCTCGACGGGCCGCTGCTGCTGGCGGACGATCGCCCGCACGGGCTGCATTATGATGGCAGCGAACTTTTTCCACCGACAGCGGCTCTGTGGGGCTGA
- a CDS encoding branched-chain amino acid ABC transporter permease: MLNPTTTLAAQGRNLLIILITIALLAGINLLFNDYIVRVISTVFVFMILAVSYNLINGVTGQLSLEPNGFVAVGAYVTALFILSSDSKMDMFEMAAPSPFIMVLHASFLPALLISGVCAAVLAVCLAFPVFRVRGDYLAIVTLGFGFIIKILAINNPQITNGAIGLNDIPQQPHLLFWCGLFALAATGMILQLVWSKYGRMMKAIRDDEDAAIAMGINTFRIKTCAFATSAFFEGIGGGLLASLLTTISPGLFDFMLTFQLLIIIVLGGLGSTTGALLGTIVVVGSGEWLRFLDQPLSLFGHDLGSYPGLRMVVFSLLLLLIMLFAREGLLGKKELWQLRRRSRHDSK; encoded by the coding sequence ATGTTGAACCCGACCACGACGCTTGCCGCGCAGGGGCGTAACCTGCTGATTATTCTTATCACCATTGCGCTACTGGCAGGGATTAACCTGCTGTTTAACGACTACATTGTGCGGGTAATCAGCACCGTTTTTGTCTTTATGATCCTCGCTGTCAGCTACAACCTGATTAACGGCGTCACCGGCCAGCTTTCGCTGGAGCCTAACGGATTTGTCGCCGTTGGCGCATATGTCACCGCGCTGTTTATTCTCTCCAGCGACAGCAAAATGGATATGTTCGAAATGGCGGCGCCCAGCCCGTTTATTATGGTGCTGCACGCCAGCTTCCTGCCCGCGCTGTTAATCAGCGGCGTGTGCGCGGCCGTGCTGGCGGTGTGTCTGGCGTTTCCGGTCTTCCGCGTGCGCGGCGACTATCTGGCGATTGTCACGCTTGGCTTCGGTTTTATTATCAAGATCCTCGCCATTAACAACCCGCAAATCACCAACGGCGCGATTGGGCTGAACGATATTCCCCAGCAGCCGCATCTGCTGTTCTGGTGCGGCCTGTTCGCGCTGGCGGCAACCGGGATGATCCTGCAACTGGTGTGGTCGAAGTACGGTCGCATGATGAAGGCGATTCGCGACGATGAAGATGCGGCGATTGCGATGGGCATCAATACCTTCCGCATTAAAACCTGCGCGTTCGCCACCAGCGCTTTTTTTGAAGGGATTGGCGGCGGCCTGCTGGCCTCGCTGCTGACGACGATCTCGCCGGGGTTGTTCGATTTTATGCTCACCTTCCAGTTGCTGATCATTATTGTGCTTGGCGGTCTGGGCAGCACCACTGGCGCGCTACTGGGCACCATTGTGGTGGTCGGTAGCGGCGAATGGCTGCGTTTCCTTGACCAGCCGCTGTCGCTGTTCGGTCACGATCTTGGCTCTTATCCGGGGCTGCGGATGGTGGTCTTCTCACTGCTGCTGTTGCTGATTATGTTGTTCGCCCGTGAAGGGTTGCTGGGGAAAAAAGAGCTGTGGCAGTTGCGCAGAAGGAGCCGTCATGACAGCAAATAA
- a CDS encoding ABC transporter ATP-binding protein, giving the protein MTANNVILQVEDIVMQFGGLRAIDNVSFHVDEAEIFGLIGPNGAGKTTLFNVITANYKPTSGSVTLAGKSIKGLKPNQVVNAGIARTFQNIRLFNSMTVLENVMVGLDHASRYSLLEAALHIGRYFPAERAARAKAMELLEYIGIAEYADLQATNLSYGNQRKVEIARALATAPQLLLLDEPAAGMNPKETEDLAGLIFRMRKDYQLSVLLIEHDMPFVNALCERVMVLEYGKPLFSGLMSEAIQHPEVISAYLGEVRYA; this is encoded by the coding sequence ATGACAGCAAATAACGTCATCCTGCAAGTCGAGGATATTGTGATGCAGTTCGGCGGGTTGCGGGCCATCGATAACGTCAGTTTTCATGTCGATGAAGCGGAGATTTTCGGCCTTATCGGCCCCAATGGCGCAGGGAAAACCACGCTGTTTAACGTCATCACTGCGAACTACAAACCAACCAGCGGCAGCGTGACGCTGGCGGGGAAATCGATCAAAGGGCTGAAGCCCAACCAGGTAGTGAATGCCGGTATTGCGCGAACCTTCCAGAATATCCGCCTGTTTAACTCCATGACGGTGCTGGAAAACGTGATGGTCGGGCTGGATCACGCCAGCCGCTATTCGCTGCTGGAAGCGGCGTTGCATATTGGCCGCTACTTCCCGGCTGAACGCGCCGCGCGGGCAAAAGCGATGGAACTGCTGGAGTATATCGGCATTGCCGAGTACGCCGATTTGCAGGCCACCAATTTGAGTTACGGCAACCAGCGTAAAGTGGAGATTGCCCGCGCGCTGGCAACGGCGCCGCAACTGCTGTTGCTGGATGAGCCCGCCGCCGGGATGAACCCGAAAGAGACGGAAGATCTGGCCGGGCTGATTTTCCGCATGCGCAAGGATTATCAACTGAGCGTGCTGCTCATTGAACATGACATGCCTTTCGTCAACGCATTGTGCGAACGGGTAATGGTGCTGGAGTATGGCAAACCGCTGTTTAGCGGGCTGATGTCTGAGGCGATCCAACATCCGGAGGTGATCTCCGCCTACCTGGGGGAGGTACGTTATGCTTAG
- a CDS encoding D-amino-acid transaminase produces the protein MSRTVYVNGEYLPEAAAKVSIFDRGFLFADAVYEVTAVVNGKLVDFAGHYARLVRSCGELGLTLAVDENGLREIHQRLIVENALQEGGIYLQLTRGNAGDRDFHFPPASTPPTLVLFTQARAVVDHPAASKGIRVVTCPDIRWQRRDIKTVQLLAPCLAKAFAEAQGADDAFLVENGYITEGSSCNCYIVQDDNTVVTRPLSNSILHGITRKALVKLAEEHGVTIEERLFTPEEARNAREVFISSATTFVWPVIAVDGQTIGDGKPGPITQLLRRIYLQML, from the coding sequence ATGTCACGCACAGTGTATGTGAATGGCGAATACCTGCCGGAAGCGGCGGCGAAAGTATCGATCTTTGATCGCGGTTTTTTGTTTGCCGATGCCGTGTATGAAGTGACCGCCGTGGTGAATGGCAAGCTGGTGGATTTTGCCGGGCATTATGCGCGGCTGGTGCGCTCCTGCGGCGAGCTGGGGTTAACGCTGGCAGTGGATGAAAACGGCCTGCGCGAGATCCACCAGCGGCTGATTGTCGAAAATGCGTTGCAGGAAGGGGGCATTTACCTGCAACTGACGCGCGGTAACGCAGGCGATCGGGATTTCCATTTTCCGCCTGCCAGTACACCGCCGACGCTGGTGTTATTCACCCAGGCGCGCGCGGTGGTGGATCATCCGGCGGCCAGCAAAGGCATCCGTGTGGTGACCTGCCCGGATATTCGCTGGCAGCGCCGGGATATCAAAACCGTGCAGTTGCTGGCACCCTGTCTGGCAAAAGCCTTTGCCGAAGCGCAGGGCGCCGACGACGCTTTTCTGGTGGAAAACGGCTATATCACCGAGGGAAGTTCCTGTAACTGCTATATCGTGCAGGACGATAACACCGTGGTGACCCGCCCGCTGAGCAACAGCATTCTGCACGGCATCACCCGCAAAGCGCTGGTGAAGCTGGCCGAGGAGCACGGCGTGACGATCGAGGAACGGCTGTTCACTCCGGAAGAGGCGCGTAACGCCCGTGAAGTGTTTATCAGCTCGGCCACCACGTTTGTCTGGCCGGTGATTGCCGTTGACGGGCAGACCATCGGCGACGGTAAACCGGGGCCGATCACCCAGCTTTTGCGGCGGATCTATTTGCAAATGCTGTGA
- a CDS encoding ABC transporter substrate-binding protein translates to MKSFGGKVSLMAVLISGLAGAHSALAEEIKIGVVLPLSGALSGYGQPSQKGLDLIQSITPTLKNGDTIKLIVIDDKSDKVEAANAMQRLVSSDKVDAVIGEVTSSNTLAMVKIADDTKTPLVSSTATNDRVTRNHPYVSRVCFSDSFQGVVGANLASRDLKAKTAAIVFDSSNDYSVGLAKAFRTQFLKNGGTIPIEVQAPSGSKDFKAQLSSVKAKNVDMIYMPIYYTEGALIAVQAKQLGLNKPVVGGDGLAADPVFFEVGKDAVNGYMTTDYYSPNAKEQTPAGEAFIKAWEEKFKTPTHTWGAMAADAYNVIVNAMNQCNNPRDRVCVNEKIRATKDFQGVTGTLTLKDGDAVRSAVINEVKDGQLAFKTVVNP, encoded by the coding sequence ATGAAGAGTTTTGGTGGGAAAGTCTCTTTAATGGCCGTACTGATTTCCGGCCTGGCGGGCGCACACAGTGCACTGGCAGAAGAAATTAAAATCGGTGTGGTGTTGCCGCTGAGCGGCGCGCTGAGCGGCTATGGTCAGCCTTCACAAAAAGGTCTGGATCTGATTCAGAGCATCACCCCGACGCTGAAAAACGGCGATACCATTAAACTTATCGTCATCGACGATAAGAGTGACAAAGTCGAAGCGGCGAACGCCATGCAGCGCCTGGTGTCCAGCGATAAAGTGGATGCCGTGATCGGTGAAGTGACCTCTTCGAATACGCTGGCGATGGTGAAAATCGCCGACGACACTAAAACGCCGCTGGTCTCTTCGACGGCAACGAACGATCGTGTTACCCGCAACCATCCGTATGTCAGCCGCGTCTGCTTCTCGGACAGCTTCCAGGGCGTGGTCGGCGCGAACCTGGCATCCCGCGATCTGAAAGCCAAAACCGCCGCCATCGTGTTTGACAGCAGCAACGACTACTCGGTTGGCCTGGCGAAAGCCTTCCGTACCCAGTTCCTGAAAAACGGCGGCACCATTCCTATCGAAGTGCAGGCGCCATCGGGCAGCAAAGATTTCAAAGCGCAACTCTCCAGCGTGAAAGCGAAAAACGTCGACATGATCTACATGCCGATTTACTACACCGAAGGCGCGCTGATTGCCGTGCAGGCGAAACAGCTCGGTCTCAACAAACCGGTCGTGGGCGGCGATGGCCTGGCGGCGGACCCGGTATTTTTCGAAGTGGGTAAAGATGCGGTCAACGGCTATATGACCACCGATTACTACTCACCGAACGCCAAAGAGCAGACGCCCGCTGGCGAAGCCTTTATCAAAGCCTGGGAAGAGAAGTTCAAAACCCCGACCCACACCTGGGGTGCGATGGCGGCCGATGCGTACAACGTGATCGTCAACGCCATGAACCAGTGTAATAACCCGCGCGATCGCGTCTGTGTTAACGAGAAAATCCGCGCCACCAAAGACTTCCAGGGTGTGACCGGTACGCTGACGCTGAAAGATGGCGATGCGGTACGCAGTGCGGTGATCAACGAAGTGAAAGATGGCCAGCTCGCCTTTAAAACCGTAGTTAATCCGTAA
- a CDS encoding D-2-hydroxyacid dehydrogenase has product MKIVVLDGGILNPGDLSWQGLEQLGEVAVYDNSTPEQVAERLANADVAITNKVALGETVFSQCPALKFIAVTATGYNIIDLSAARLRGIAVSNVPSYGTATVAQFTTALLLALCNRVSEHSMDVRAGGWQQRNSWCYWLNPMVELAGKKIGIIGYGRIGQAVGAIAQAMGMTVLACATGSAKKVENSNVRYVDPDTLYAEADVISLHCPLTPATKGMINHSTLQKMKPGVLLLNASRGDLVNEADLAAALNEGHVAGAAVDVLSSEPPAADNPLLSAKNCLITPHIAWASVEARGRILATTVENVAAFITGQPQNRVD; this is encoded by the coding sequence ATGAAAATTGTCGTGTTAGATGGCGGTATTCTTAATCCGGGCGATCTTAGCTGGCAGGGGCTGGAGCAACTGGGCGAAGTGGCGGTATATGACAACTCCACGCCGGAGCAAGTGGCAGAAAGGCTGGCGAACGCCGATGTCGCCATCACCAACAAAGTTGCGCTGGGCGAAACGGTGTTCAGCCAGTGTCCGGCACTGAAATTTATCGCCGTCACCGCCACCGGCTATAACATTATCGATCTGAGTGCCGCGCGTTTACGTGGTATTGCCGTCTCCAATGTGCCCTCCTACGGCACCGCTACAGTGGCGCAATTCACCACCGCACTGCTACTGGCGCTGTGTAACCGCGTCAGCGAACACAGTATGGATGTTCGCGCCGGTGGCTGGCAGCAGCGTAACAGCTGGTGTTACTGGCTGAATCCGATGGTTGAACTGGCGGGCAAAAAGATCGGCATTATCGGTTATGGCCGCATCGGCCAGGCGGTGGGCGCTATCGCCCAGGCGATGGGGATGACGGTGCTGGCCTGCGCGACGGGTTCAGCGAAAAAGGTGGAAAACAGTAACGTGCGGTATGTTGATCCCGACACACTGTACGCTGAAGCTGATGTCATCAGCCTGCATTGCCCGCTGACGCCTGCCACCAAAGGGATGATCAACCACAGCACGCTGCAAAAAATGAAACCCGGCGTACTGCTGCTGAACGCCTCGCGCGGCGATCTGGTGAATGAAGCGGATCTGGCTGCCGCGCTGAATGAAGGCCATGTCGCCGGCGCGGCGGTGGATGTACTCTCCAGCGAACCGCCTGCTGCCGATAACCCGTTGCTGTCCGCCAAAAACTGCCTGATCACCCCGCATATTGCCTGGGCATCGGTGGAAGCGCGCGGGCGCATTCTTGCGACAACCGTGGAAAACGTCGCTGCGTTTATTACCGGACAACCGCAAAACCGGGTGGATTAA